One genomic segment of Candidatus Eisenbacteria bacterium includes these proteins:
- a CDS encoding T9SS type A sorting domain-containing protein — translation MLRHPRLLALLAACALVPSLPGTDALAAGARVQSASPFKRYQAALLLREPLHEKKERREREKALRELAREMKRHGRTAIVRRGQRDKPEVKDEDARLGLRPAPRTVAAARVPGPLRASAPPTPNVRVNDTTGDAANETQSETSIAAWGDYMVAAWNDSKGWPSEQAQGWATSTDGGQTWTDRGTLPTPTTPSGWRWASDPVVSVNPNTGAFYYAGLADAAGGQNGIGVIMGRFSGGTFTWTTKVAARVENASSNFLDKEWLSVDPGTGRVLLSYTNFTSGLDQIEFQSADSVLAGWTSPVRISADAEAGFVQASRAVAGANGDVYVAYYGIGLVDADYVRFSRSTNGGASFSAPVNAVSFFSNYGTGAPGFNRDSPIPNFPSLAVDHSSGPHRGRIYLAWAECLNWYDDTGNAGASGAASEVEPNETAAAASPMAPGNLVRGALASTADFDYFRVHLDAGQTILAFADSSNIGVTLSLRMFAADGVTRLAWTTASGSDVAAGYKPGWIWTAPASGDYFLRVASQTGSGGYRLRTGLAARAGERGSDQRDVFVAHSDDGGANWSAPVRVDDAPIGLDGWLPEVAVGPDGEVWFAWYDWRDSPAAASGGESQVYLARSTDGGANWTTIGAASDTLSNWTVCQSAFAPNQGDYMSLFASSSRLAVCWSDARGGTPDAYVSVWPIGATSTQVSLVSATAVPGRVDLDWTANPPDGFRAALHRTLAGTGSWSVLDTVTAAGDGHVVYADTTVAPGATYTYRLGVLENGTEYFRGQVTVLVPSGLGLALRGVIPNPTDGSGAHLAFTLPYAEPADIEIFDLTGRLVDSRLLTGYTAASHVIPFTLWSSARSGVYLVRITQRGHSLTSRVSIVR, via the coding sequence CCGCCTGCGCGCTCGTGCCCTCCCTGCCCGGCACGGACGCCCTCGCGGCCGGCGCCCGGGTGCAGTCGGCGTCGCCCTTCAAGCGCTACCAGGCGGCGTTGCTGCTGCGCGAACCGCTGCACGAGAAAAAGGAGCGCCGCGAACGCGAGAAGGCGCTGCGCGAGCTGGCGCGCGAGATGAAACGCCACGGCCGCACCGCCATCGTCCGGCGCGGCCAGCGCGACAAGCCCGAGGTGAAGGACGAGGACGCCCGTCTCGGACTGCGGCCCGCGCCACGGACCGTCGCGGCGGCGCGCGTGCCGGGTCCGCTGCGCGCGAGCGCGCCGCCCACGCCCAACGTGCGCGTCAACGACACGACCGGCGACGCGGCGAACGAGACGCAGAGCGAAACCTCGATCGCGGCGTGGGGCGACTACATGGTCGCGGCATGGAACGACAGCAAGGGCTGGCCGTCCGAGCAGGCGCAGGGCTGGGCGACTTCCACCGACGGCGGGCAGACGTGGACGGATCGCGGCACGTTGCCGACTCCGACCACGCCCTCCGGCTGGCGCTGGGCGAGCGACCCGGTCGTGAGCGTGAACCCGAACACCGGCGCCTTCTACTATGCCGGGCTGGCGGACGCCGCGGGCGGACAGAACGGAATCGGCGTGATCATGGGCCGCTTCTCGGGCGGCACGTTCACCTGGACGACGAAGGTCGCGGCGCGCGTCGAGAACGCTTCGAGCAACTTCCTCGACAAGGAGTGGCTCAGCGTGGACCCCGGCACCGGCCGGGTGCTGCTCAGCTACACCAACTTCACGTCCGGACTGGACCAGATCGAGTTCCAGTCCGCCGACAGCGTGCTGGCGGGCTGGACTTCGCCGGTGCGGATCTCGGCCGACGCCGAAGCGGGGTTCGTGCAGGCCTCGCGCGCGGTCGCCGGAGCGAACGGCGACGTGTACGTCGCCTACTACGGCATCGGCCTCGTGGACGCCGACTACGTGCGCTTCAGCCGTTCGACCAACGGCGGGGCGTCGTTCTCGGCGCCGGTGAACGCGGTGTCGTTCTTCTCCAACTACGGAACCGGCGCGCCGGGCTTCAACCGCGACAGTCCGATCCCGAACTTTCCCTCGCTCGCCGTGGACCACAGCTCGGGCCCGCATCGCGGGCGCATCTACCTCGCGTGGGCCGAGTGCCTGAACTGGTACGACGACACCGGCAACGCGGGCGCCTCGGGCGCGGCCTCCGAGGTCGAGCCCAACGAGACCGCCGCCGCCGCTTCGCCGATGGCGCCGGGCAATCTGGTTCGCGGCGCGCTCGCCTCGACGGCGGACTTCGACTACTTCCGTGTCCACCTCGACGCCGGCCAGACGATCCTCGCCTTCGCGGATTCCTCGAACATCGGGGTCACGCTGTCGCTGCGCATGTTCGCGGCCGACGGCGTGACGCGCCTGGCGTGGACCACCGCCTCCGGGTCCGACGTCGCGGCCGGCTACAAGCCGGGCTGGATCTGGACGGCGCCGGCGAGCGGGGATTACTTCCTGCGCGTCGCTTCGCAAACGGGCTCGGGCGGTTACCGGCTGCGCACGGGCCTCGCGGCGCGCGCAGGCGAGCGCGGCTCGGACCAGCGGGACGTGTTCGTCGCGCACTCCGACGATGGCGGCGCGAACTGGAGCGCGCCCGTGCGGGTGGACGACGCGCCGATCGGCCTCGACGGCTGGCTGCCCGAGGTCGCGGTCGGGCCCGACGGCGAGGTCTGGTTCGCCTGGTACGACTGGCGCGACTCGCCGGCGGCCGCGAGCGGCGGCGAATCGCAGGTCTATCTCGCGCGCTCGACCGACGGCGGCGCGAACTGGACGACGATCGGCGCGGCGAGCGACACGCTGTCGAACTGGACGGTCTGTCAGTCGGCCTTCGCGCCCAACCAGGGCGACTACATGAGCCTGTTCGCGAGCAGCTCGCGCCTGGCCGTCTGCTGGTCCGACGCGCGCGGCGGCACGCCCGACGCCTACGTGTCGGTGTGGCCGATCGGCGCCACGTCCACTCAGGTCAGTCTGGTGTCCGCGACCGCGGTGCCGGGACGCGTGGACCTCGACTGGACCGCCAATCCCCCGGACGGGTTCCGCGCGGCGCTCCACCGCACGCTCGCGGGCACGGGCTCGTGGAGCGTTCTCGACACGGTGACCGCGGCCGGCGACGGACACGTCGTGTACGCCGACACGACGGTCGCGCCCGGCGCGACCTACACCTACCGGCTGGGCGTGCTCGAGAACGGCACCGAGTACTTCCGCGGACAGGTCACGGTGCTCGTGCCCTCGGGCCTCGGCCTGGCGCTACGCGGCGTGATCCCGAACCCGACCGACGGTTCGGGCGCGCACCTCGCGTTCACGCTGCCCTACGCCGAGCCCGCCGACATCGAGATCTTCGATCTCACGGGCCGGCTCGTGGATTCGCGCCTGCTGACCGGCTACACGGCCGCTTCGCACGTGATTCCGTTCACCCTCTGGTCCTCCGCCCGATCGGGCGTCTATCTCGTTCGCATCACCCAGCGTGGGCACTCGCTCACGTCGCGGGTCAGCATCGTGAGGTGA